Proteins co-encoded in one Bremerella sp. TYQ1 genomic window:
- a CDS encoding PQQ-binding-like beta-propeller repeat protein, which translates to MRILLASTILFLLFSTTAIADDWPQWRGPKRDGVWRERDILRRFPEDGLRRQWSVPIGPGYSGPVVADGYAYVTDRVVESEQKERVHCVDMINGKKLWTFEYPCQYVNIGYMAGPRACPIVDDSNVYTLGTMGNLHCLNAITGDKIWSRDLRKDFRIRMPHWGIAASPLIWRDYIILQIGGADGACVVALDKDSGEEVWRSLNDQASYSSPIMIEQAGRPTVLVWTGDSVAALDPHDGDVRWRYPWAPKDMPIGVATPVVQGDRAFFTSFYDGSLMLRIDPHEFRYEVLWQRMGRSENDTDALHSTISTPVFEGNYIYGIDSYGEFRCLDATNGDRIWADQTATPKARWSTVHFVKHGSRYFLFNERGELIIAKLSPEGFHEIDRAQIIQPTRDQLSRRGGVCWSHPAFADECIVARNDEELICISLED; encoded by the coding sequence ATGCGGATTCTCTTGGCCAGCACGATCTTGTTTTTGCTTTTCAGCACCACCGCGATCGCCGACGATTGGCCACAATGGCGTGGCCCGAAGCGTGATGGTGTCTGGCGTGAACGTGACATCCTCCGCCGCTTCCCAGAAGATGGGCTCCGGCGCCAATGGAGCGTCCCGATCGGTCCCGGCTACAGCGGACCAGTGGTGGCCGATGGGTACGCCTACGTCACCGATCGGGTCGTGGAATCGGAACAAAAAGAGCGTGTCCACTGCGTCGACATGATTAATGGGAAAAAGCTCTGGACGTTTGAATATCCGTGCCAATACGTCAACATCGGCTATATGGCAGGCCCCAGAGCATGTCCGATTGTCGACGACTCAAACGTCTATACGCTCGGAACGATGGGCAACCTGCACTGCTTGAATGCGATCACTGGCGACAAAATCTGGTCGCGCGATCTGCGAAAGGACTTTCGCATTCGTATGCCGCACTGGGGCATCGCTGCTTCACCACTGATTTGGCGGGACTACATCATTCTGCAGATTGGCGGAGCGGACGGAGCATGCGTCGTCGCTCTCGATAAGGACAGCGGCGAAGAAGTGTGGCGTAGCTTGAACGATCAAGCCTCGTACTCGTCGCCAATCATGATCGAACAAGCAGGTCGACCGACGGTTCTTGTCTGGACCGGCGATAGCGTGGCTGCCCTGGATCCGCACGATGGGGACGTTCGTTGGCGATATCCTTGGGCGCCAAAGGACATGCCGATCGGCGTTGCGACTCCGGTCGTTCAAGGAGACCGTGCGTTTTTTACTTCGTTCTACGATGGTTCGCTGATGCTGCGAATCGATCCGCATGAGTTTCGCTACGAGGTTCTCTGGCAGCGGATGGGTCGATCGGAAAACGATACCGACGCGTTGCACTCAACAATCAGCACCCCGGTTTTCGAGGGGAATTACATCTACGGCATCGACAGCTACGGCGAGTTCCGCTGTTTGGATGCGACCAATGGCGACCGCATCTGGGCCGATCAAACGGCAACACCGAAAGCTCGTTGGAGTACCGTCCATTTCGTCAAACATGGCTCGCGTTATTTCCTGTTCAATGAACGAGGCGAACTGATCATCGCGAAGCTTTCCCCCGAAGGCTTCCACGAGATCGATCGAGCGCAAATCATTCAGCCGACGCGCGATCAACTTTCGCGACGTGGTGGCGTTTGTTGGTCTCACCCCGCATTTGCCGACGAGTGCATCGTCGCTCGCAACGACGAAGAGTTGATCTGCATTAGCCTGGAAGACTAA
- a CDS encoding response regulator produces MIAEANPKMEELADFEMKGEVLICDDEPDICEALAHFVKRRGYNPIVTHQGGECIRLAFKERPAAILLDVNLPDVNGLDVCAQLTDAAQTSEIPIIILSANGNAGTVREIRRSGARFYVRKPYDPNTVVAILEQAINDSRTGW; encoded by the coding sequence ATGATTGCGGAAGCCAACCCAAAGATGGAAGAACTAGCCGACTTCGAGATGAAGGGGGAAGTTCTTATTTGCGACGACGAGCCTGATATTTGCGAGGCTCTCGCCCACTTCGTCAAGCGTCGCGGCTACAATCCGATCGTAACCCATCAAGGTGGCGAATGCATTCGCCTGGCGTTTAAAGAGCGTCCCGCGGCGATCTTGCTGGACGTGAATCTTCCGGACGTCAACGGCTTAGATGTTTGTGCCCAACTGACCGACGCGGCCCAGACGAGCGAGATTCCGATCATCATCCTCAGTGCCAATGGCAACGCAGGGACGGTGCGGGAAATTCGCCGAAGCGGAGCACGCTTTTACGTTCGCAAGCCGTACGATCCTAACACGGTGGTCGCGATTCTCGAGCAAGCGATCAACGATTCGCGAACCGGTTGGTAA
- a CDS encoding NAD(P)-dependent oxidoreductase — translation MPSIEIAPGKTKIGWIGTGVMGSSMCGHLIDNGFSATVYNRTQEKAADLLAKGAQWADTPKQVAEASDVIFTIVGFPADVREVILGDEGVLAGSKSGNIIVDMTTSEPTLAVEIAETAKARGVHSVDAPVSGGDIGAKEARLSIMIGGDEDVVAALKPCWEAMGKTIVRQGGPGAGQHTKMVNQTLIATGMIGVCEALLYGHKAGLDLETVMQSVASGAAGSWSLSNLGPRIINNNFDPGFFVEHFIKDMGIALAEARKMGIALPGLALGEQLYQAVKAQGHGRLGTHALELALCQLNDIDWKNR, via the coding sequence ATGCCCAGCATCGAAATCGCCCCAGGAAAAACCAAAATCGGATGGATCGGCACCGGCGTTATGGGAAGCAGCATGTGCGGCCATTTGATCGACAATGGCTTCTCCGCCACGGTCTATAACCGCACCCAAGAGAAAGCCGCCGACTTGCTTGCCAAGGGAGCCCAGTGGGCCGACACGCCGAAGCAAGTGGCCGAAGCGAGCGACGTGATCTTCACGATCGTCGGCTTTCCCGCAGACGTCCGCGAAGTGATTTTGGGGGACGAAGGAGTCCTCGCCGGCAGCAAGTCAGGCAACATCATCGTCGACATGACAACCAGCGAACCGACACTGGCCGTCGAGATTGCCGAGACGGCAAAAGCCCGCGGAGTGCACAGCGTAGATGCCCCGGTGTCAGGCGGCGACATCGGAGCAAAAGAAGCTCGGCTGTCGATCATGATAGGAGGGGACGAAGACGTTGTTGCCGCACTGAAGCCATGCTGGGAAGCGATGGGCAAAACGATCGTTCGCCAAGGAGGTCCCGGCGCAGGGCAGCACACCAAGATGGTCAATCAAACTTTGATCGCCACTGGGATGATCGGCGTTTGCGAAGCATTGCTGTATGGTCACAAAGCAGGCCTCGACTTGGAAACGGTCATGCAAAGCGTCGCGTCCGGGGCAGCAGGAAGCTGGTCGTTGTCGAACTTGGGACCGCGGATTATCAATAACAACTTCGACCCCGGTTTCTTTGTCGAGCACTTCATCAAAGACATGGGCATCGCGCTGGCCGAAGCACGCAAGATGGGAATCGCCCTGCCAGGTCTGGCCCTCGGCGAACAGCTTTATCAAGCGGTGAAAGCTCAAGGACATGGACGCCTCGGCACGCACGCCCTGGAATTGGCGTTGTGCCAATTGAACGATATCGATTGGAAGAATCGGTAG